A stretch of Geobacter sp. DNA encodes these proteins:
- a CDS encoding PEP-CTERM sorting domain-containing protein: MEKNRCIGIVAGLVLLLSAVTAQALPTNTQTEFLVNGASALADGIDSGTGLGTRSFTFTQAGSYNVRAFFDLDLSLYTTGFSNEYGQLFNGSSIKSGQSWEVDEPGYWIGDLYSNFNGAGFDNTLGTGGVTTDQFPDDVAVGLGWQFTLAEGEMASLYFTASDMAPTADLLYLAQLEAWGLNDPVYFYTDLVIEPAGPAPIPEPSTFVLLGSALAGLGLYARRRRAN; this comes from the coding sequence ATGGAAAAGAATAGGTGTATTGGAATTGTTGCAGGGTTGGTCTTGTTGCTGAGCGCCGTGACTGCACAGGCACTCCCCACGAATACCCAGACGGAATTTCTGGTAAACGGTGCGAGTGCGCTTGCCGATGGCATAGATTCCGGCACCGGGCTCGGTACGCGATCGTTTACCTTTACCCAGGCAGGAAGCTACAATGTCAGGGCTTTTTTCGACCTTGATCTTTCCCTGTATACTACCGGGTTTTCGAACGAGTACGGACAGCTTTTCAATGGCAGCTCGATCAAGTCAGGACAGAGTTGGGAGGTTGACGAACCAGGTTATTGGATCGGGGATCTCTATTCCAATTTCAACGGTGCCGGGTTCGACAATACCCTCGGGACCGGAGGGGTAACGACCGACCAGTTCCCCGATGACGTGGCAGTTGGTCTGGGGTGGCAGTTCACCCTTGCAGAGGGGGAAATGGCATCACTCTATTTTACTGCGAGCGACATGGCACCGACTGCCGATCTCCTCTATCTGGCGCAGTTAGAGGCATGGGGATTGAATGATCCCGTCTACTTCTATACCGATCTGGTAATCGAGCCCGCCGGTCCGGCCCCGATCCCCGAACCCTCGACCTTTGTCCTGCTCGGTTCGGCTCTGGCCGGCCTCGGGCTGTATGCGCGGAGACGACGCGCCAACTGA
- a CDS encoding PKD domain-containing protein — MVRKCRQQGSRINEYSHVMTFFSLFLWRFPMKPCRSRWLAVVSLLVLLLACVSSVSYGLYTTDCSGNFEVKTVFDKNDTVCVSGMALSKINLYDIYPCTDAYIMDNRIWSGGETLADVMGSENRLCNYIQGGFLDEVIALPPLKVGKYDVVFDNGDAKFGAGDQVENAGAGYLFEVVDLGHPAVDSSALKSAAQGISQGYSDSIDQWNAACNILDALGGALSLMSGDVVGAAIGVIGNITGIPTDYNGAVIAQATALIGGFDKNATPQKASGIYGNIAKHWYDLYEDPPDANFTVLAPLDFSALNAELAAQSVAGSYPFQVKGTDPREAVLIKIANRSVEQAVLVKALRQSYEKYQGAVAVSNYEYAFRQIEQARQYGQWLAANLDAMKGDLQNVKTVFGFYGTADKIYHVADLQSLKDRVTATGLTADEIQSLKNVGFSDSRIDLLTQYVKAIRVPAADFSLSGSVNNLTAGIDTAIPAVQTFNANALATMNNLVTEFTPHHPVADAGGPYIGVTGTQITLNGGGSSDPDVGDTLTYAWDLNGDGIFGDVAGVTALHTWTTPFSGLIGLQVTDSTGNSAIGYAQVVISTNNAPPAISAFAPASSSPSASVLQPLFFTVSASDPDGDPLTYEWSVDGTFVATGTSFTLTPGATESGTKVVLVTVRDNNPASRDTIEGRVVRIYSDADSDGYDSSVDCNDNDSTVHPGAVEILGNGKDDDCNPATPDILCGGLPPTAFYLDADGDGYGNPAAVVYACSAPDGYVVDGTDCNDADPAVHPGVTEVCNGKDDNCSGQIDEGVSLTFYRDADSDGYGDPLAALQACSAPVGYVTNNTDCLDTNAAVNPGAAEITYDGIDNDCNPLTFDTVDADGDGYPSSVDCNDSDPLVNPGRREVLHNGKDDDCNPATMDNWSKSFVLGIDDASWIYYAKSNGDGTFSNYRTLDYLGSGTSRGIAIEDFNNDGFLDFVAGRGNGSIYLFLNDGTDTFTNSGVVGTHPNPSGYIMDMAAGDFNNDGLPDFIANGNTNVLALFLNDGKGGTTRSTITLPNTGRGLDVADFNGDGNLDFAVSFYGTNNVWVYRGNGAGGFTGGVVGTATTSANDNYALAAADFDNDGKTDIIVGGSSNGDTYFFKGNGDGTFLAGVLVPTLDTDNYHNAIDAYDLNNDGKVDIVMGNYNSNNRLWFYPGNGDGTFGTRTAISPGGTRSSLLSAAAPPVATKVAGAPFAVVNPKAQSVAVGSPASLDGLFSYDPDGSIAAYAWKFGDGGTAANATVSHPFATEDRYLTSLVVTDNDGHAATDTAIVKALGALPVVNAGGPYSVGEAQASSGRYSVVLDGSASSDDGGIASYEWDFGDGLTDDFNDGNTIGWNPLQGTWTVDNGSYRQTNATIDRSDTLTGNVKSGDYTVEADVMLLAGTGQEAQLIFRGIDQNNHYELIFRGRGYNDMLFYRWINGGASNLASVGLGFVPQLNTWYHLKVEAYGSSFRCYLDGSLMLVVNDSSLPTGRVGFSTYYSDARFDNLKVTSRGTGANPTHLYAEGSYTATLKVTDKVGQTATATAPVTAAKGTPPVADPGGPYLLDETLANQNRWTVYFDGSGTTDDTGIESYSWNFGDGSALGTGQKPSHVYTGVGTYTVTLTVIDRAGQSNTASTTVTTSGNALPVANPGGPYTVNEDQVVNKHWTINVDAATSTDDVGIWKYEWNFGDGTAVVTTATATHTYAVPGTFTVTLKVTDHANQSHTATTTASVVTTGAPTANAGGPYVTEPNMPVVFDGTASTDNTGIFSYAWNFGDGTTGKGAQPIHTYSSTGSYPITLTVQDAALQTATATATVTVVVGNPPVANAGGPYTANVGAPVRLNGSASTDDYGIASYQWTVGSSSVLIEDAFTGTVIDTGKWLFPTSGVTQNNAVTLTGSSGWGSRYLFSNTDFTLDGTAVLAGQITQTAGGYLMFGFKNTTTNFSYEQMPYALYFNNGGLYVYENGSNRGQFGSYASNTAYDARIELKTSVTGGVNGARYYYKPASSTVWTLLYDSSFVPSSMSFKVGASYYSGTFVIDNIVLSAGTQTLSGEKPIIIPIAAGTLPVQLTVTDGAGQTSTASSTLTVSSDPLVITAPWQFTGGIEVPHDTWSGEEVILKAVVKSGKTPITYVWDFGDGTSSTPATVTDSYNLSAKHTYTAAEGTPITARITVTDADGRSSSDLYPIIIRAKTLSVEVNKAVDDGLWYVHTTQNRSNGSWQSSGYTTGYYSSPTASAIHSMEINGHLEVGDFSNDPYVEDVWRGMQYVLTTLNTAAIGDQAYGDPDANGNGYGIQVNSGSPIYEGGQVMMALVASGTPTLKASAGGSGIIGRSYREIVEDMAEMYYWGQGDDVSGYGAGGWRYGWQGQADNSASQWAALGFEAAEEQGWIKVPQWVRDRNTVWLAYSRSADGNGYGYTSAGNDVATTPSGLAQVAFDKISTTDMRWKQVENFLASYWDRWYNGSGNYYALYALAKAMRTAKPQEITILGEGTQYALDWYNDPTRGMARTIVNQQDANGMFTGGRTDTGTHWVEGPFRTAWGVIILTKTLFVLPPVAVAGENKVWGIDWPLTLDGSKSYHLDPFRKIVKYEWDVNGDGVYEYSSDQPTATHTYTQLGTYKVTLRVTDNNDPPKYDTNSITVVVAVPPHPPVANPGGPYVGFVGVPLQLDGSGSYDIDPTDFITAYEWELDGAYPYNFADATGATPTFAWNTPGTYNIGLKVTDNGVLSPNSEKLSDTKWTTITIRQNNPPVANAAGPYTVNEGETVELNGSASSDPDGNPLTYAWDLDNDGSFETAGVNPQFSRPDNGTFTVRLKVSDGALESVATATVEVLNVAPAVSGPAPATFNEGGSYASAGSFSDPGADTWTATVDYGDGTGVQPLTLSSKSFSLNHPYPQNGSYTVTVTVTDKDGASGSATALVTVNNVAPSVNAGPDATLNDTRSYAGSGSFADPGADSWTATVNYGDGTGPQPLLLNPDKTFALAHTYSTNGSFTVTVTVSDADGGSGSDTVVVLVNNAAPIVNAGPDAALPEGSQFTSSGSFTDSSSTSWTATVDYGDGSGVQPLTLNPDKTFALNHLYPQNGAYTVTVAVTDNDNGTGSDTALVTVGNLAPTVNAGPDAAIASGGTFTSAGSFSDPGADTWSATVDYGDGSGLQPLALNPDKTFNLGHLYAVPGSFQVTVTVRDNDGSTGSDTAIVSVSTPLCLTTLVARAKTGLVQLTWSVTEHTPTTQYDIYRSTTGPTSGFTKIRTGYTNTYPVFVDSGLTNGITYYYRMEKSLAPAASGYCSSRVVSATPVALTK, encoded by the coding sequence ATGGTGCGGAAGTGTCGGCAGCAAGGCAGTCGTATCAACGAATATTCCCATGTCATGACTTTCTTTTCACTATTCTTGTGGAGGTTCCCCATGAAGCCGTGCAGATCAAGATGGTTGGCCGTAGTGAGTTTGCTGGTGCTGCTGTTGGCCTGCGTCTCCTCCGTCTCTTACGGGCTCTATACCACCGACTGTTCGGGCAACTTCGAGGTAAAGACCGTCTTTGACAAGAACGATACGGTCTGCGTATCGGGTATGGCGCTATCCAAGATCAACCTGTACGACATTTACCCCTGCACCGATGCCTATATCATGGACAACCGCATCTGGAGCGGCGGCGAAACCCTGGCCGACGTCATGGGATCGGAAAACCGGCTCTGCAATTATATTCAGGGCGGCTTTCTCGATGAGGTCATCGCCCTCCCTCCTCTGAAGGTCGGCAAGTACGACGTGGTTTTCGATAACGGCGACGCAAAGTTCGGCGCCGGGGACCAGGTTGAAAATGCCGGTGCCGGATACCTGTTCGAGGTCGTTGACCTCGGCCACCCGGCTGTGGATTCGTCGGCACTCAAGAGCGCGGCCCAGGGGATATCCCAGGGCTACTCCGATTCCATCGACCAGTGGAATGCAGCCTGCAACATCCTCGACGCCCTCGGCGGTGCGCTCAGCCTCATGTCGGGCGACGTGGTCGGAGCGGCCATCGGCGTTATCGGCAACATCACCGGCATCCCCACCGACTACAACGGTGCGGTAATCGCCCAGGCCACCGCCCTGATCGGCGGGTTCGACAAGAATGCCACGCCGCAGAAGGCATCCGGGATCTACGGCAACATCGCCAAGCACTGGTACGACCTCTATGAAGATCCGCCCGATGCCAACTTTACCGTGCTGGCGCCGCTCGATTTCTCCGCCCTCAATGCCGAACTGGCGGCCCAGTCCGTTGCCGGCTCTTATCCGTTTCAGGTCAAGGGGACCGACCCCCGGGAGGCGGTGCTGATCAAGATTGCCAACCGTTCGGTCGAGCAGGCGGTACTGGTCAAGGCGCTGCGCCAGTCCTACGAGAAGTACCAGGGAGCGGTTGCAGTATCAAATTATGAGTATGCCTTCCGCCAGATAGAGCAGGCACGACAGTACGGCCAATGGCTGGCCGCCAACCTCGACGCCATGAAGGGCGACCTGCAGAACGTGAAAACGGTCTTCGGGTTTTACGGCACAGCGGACAAGATCTACCACGTAGCCGACCTGCAGTCCCTGAAAGACCGTGTCACCGCAACCGGTCTCACTGCCGACGAGATCCAGTCGCTGAAGAATGTTGGTTTCAGCGACAGCCGCATCGATCTCCTTACACAGTATGTCAAGGCAATCAGGGTGCCGGCAGCGGACTTCTCGCTGTCGGGTTCCGTAAACAATCTCACCGCAGGTATCGATACGGCAATTCCGGCGGTTCAGACCTTCAACGCCAATGCACTGGCAACAATGAACAACCTTGTGACCGAATTTACCCCGCACCACCCGGTTGCTGATGCCGGCGGTCCGTACATCGGCGTGACCGGCACCCAGATTACCCTCAATGGTGGCGGCTCTTCCGACCCCGATGTGGGCGATACACTGACCTATGCATGGGACTTGAACGGCGACGGGATCTTCGGTGATGTCGCCGGTGTTACAGCCCTGCACACCTGGACAACGCCGTTCTCCGGTCTCATCGGCCTCCAGGTGACCGATTCCACCGGCAACAGCGCCATCGGTTATGCCCAGGTCGTCATCTCGACTAACAACGCGCCGCCTGCCATCTCAGCATTCGCTCCGGCATCGAGCAGCCCGAGCGCGAGCGTGCTGCAGCCGCTTTTCTTTACGGTATCCGCGTCCGATCCGGACGGCGATCCGCTGACGTATGAGTGGTCCGTGGACGGTACCTTCGTCGCAACCGGCACCAGCTTCACCCTGACCCCCGGCGCAACGGAAAGCGGCACCAAGGTCGTGCTGGTAACGGTGCGCGACAACAACCCCGCCAGCCGCGACACAATAGAAGGCAGGGTCGTGAGGATCTATTCCGATGCGGACAGCGACGGCTATGATTCCTCCGTGGACTGCAACGACAACGACTCTACCGTCCATCCGGGAGCCGTCGAGATCCTCGGCAACGGCAAGGACGACGACTGCAACCCGGCGACACCCGACATCCTCTGCGGCGGCCTGCCGCCGACGGCTTTCTACCTCGATGCGGACGGCGACGGCTATGGCAACCCGGCAGCGGTCGTCTATGCCTGCTCCGCACCGGACGGTTACGTCGTTGACGGCACCGACTGCAACGACGCCGACCCGGCCGTCCACCCCGGTGTCACCGAGGTCTGCAATGGCAAGGACGACAATTGCAGCGGCCAGATTGACGAAGGGGTGAGCCTCACCTTCTACCGCGACGCCGACAGCGACGGCTATGGCGATCCGCTGGCAGCGCTGCAGGCCTGTTCGGCGCCGGTGGGGTACGTGACGAATAATACCGACTGCCTCGATACCAATGCCGCTGTCAACCCAGGCGCTGCGGAGATCACCTACGACGGCATAGACAACGACTGCAACCCGCTCACCTTCGATACGGTCGATGCCGACGGCGACGGCTACCCGAGCAGCGTCGACTGCAACGACAGCGATCCGCTGGTCAACCCCGGCCGGCGCGAAGTGCTCCACAACGGCAAGGACGACGACTGCAACCCGGCCACCATGGACAACTGGTCGAAGAGCTTTGTCCTCGGCATCGACGACGCCTCATGGATCTATTACGCCAAAAGCAATGGCGACGGCACCTTCAGCAATTACCGGACCCTCGATTATCTCGGCAGCGGGACCTCGCGCGGCATTGCCATCGAAGACTTCAACAACGACGGATTCCTCGATTTCGTTGCCGGTCGCGGCAACGGTTCCATCTATCTCTTTCTCAATGATGGTACAGATACCTTTACCAACAGCGGCGTTGTCGGCACCCATCCGAACCCGAGCGGCTATATCATGGACATGGCGGCCGGCGATTTCAACAACGACGGGTTACCGGACTTCATCGCCAACGGCAACACCAACGTCCTTGCTCTGTTCCTGAACGACGGCAAGGGCGGGACCACCCGGTCGACCATAACCCTTCCCAACACCGGCCGCGGGCTCGACGTTGCCGACTTCAACGGCGACGGCAACCTCGACTTCGCCGTCTCCTTCTACGGCACCAACAATGTCTGGGTCTACCGCGGCAACGGAGCGGGCGGATTCACCGGCGGCGTGGTCGGCACCGCCACAACCTCGGCAAACGACAACTACGCCCTGGCAGCCGCGGATTTTGACAACGACGGCAAGACGGACATCATCGTCGGCGGCAGCTCCAATGGCGATACCTATTTCTTCAAGGGGAACGGCGACGGCACCTTCCTGGCCGGCGTCCTGGTACCGACCCTGGATACGGACAACTACCACAATGCGATAGATGCCTACGACCTGAACAATGACGGCAAGGTGGACATCGTCATGGGGAATTACAACTCCAACAACAGGCTCTGGTTCTATCCCGGCAACGGCGATGGCACCTTTGGCACCCGGACCGCGATCAGCCCCGGCGGCACCCGCTCAAGCCTCTTGTCGGCAGCGGCGCCGCCGGTTGCCACCAAGGTGGCGGGGGCTCCCTTCGCGGTCGTCAACCCGAAGGCTCAGTCGGTGGCCGTCGGCTCGCCGGCATCGCTCGACGGTCTCTTCTCTTACGATCCCGACGGCTCCATCGCAGCCTATGCCTGGAAATTCGGTGACGGCGGGACCGCTGCCAATGCGACGGTCTCCCATCCCTTCGCCACCGAAGATCGTTACCTGACCAGCCTGGTGGTGACCGACAATGACGGCCACGCAGCAACCGATACTGCGATAGTGAAGGCGCTCGGCGCGCTGCCGGTGGTCAATGCCGGCGGACCCTACTCGGTCGGCGAGGCCCAGGCGAGCAGCGGCCGCTATTCGGTCGTGCTCGACGGCTCCGCATCCAGCGACGATGGCGGTATCGCCAGCTACGAGTGGGATTTCGGCGATGGCCTTACCGACGATTTCAACGACGGCAATACCATTGGCTGGAACCCGCTCCAGGGGACCTGGACGGTCGATAACGGCAGCTACCGGCAGACCAACGCCACTATCGACCGCTCCGACACCTTGACCGGCAATGTCAAATCGGGCGATTACACGGTGGAGGCCGATGTGATGCTTCTGGCCGGTACCGGTCAGGAAGCCCAGCTCATCTTCCGCGGCATTGACCAGAACAACCACTACGAACTGATCTTCAGGGGGAGGGGCTATAATGACATGCTCTTCTACCGCTGGATCAACGGCGGCGCGTCAAACCTCGCCTCAGTGGGGCTCGGTTTCGTTCCACAACTGAACACCTGGTACCACCTCAAGGTTGAGGCCTACGGCAGCAGCTTCCGCTGCTACCTGGACGGTTCGCTGATGCTCGTAGTCAACGATTCCAGCCTGCCCACCGGCAGAGTCGGCTTCTCCACGTACTATTCGGACGCCCGGTTCGACAATCTCAAGGTGACATCACGGGGGACCGGTGCGAACCCGACCCACCTCTATGCCGAGGGGAGCTACACGGCAACCCTGAAGGTGACCGACAAGGTCGGGCAGACCGCCACGGCCACTGCCCCGGTGACTGCGGCCAAGGGTACCCCGCCGGTGGCCGATCCGGGCGGTCCGTATCTCCTGGATGAGACCCTGGCCAACCAGAACAGGTGGACCGTTTACTTTGACGGTTCCGGCACCACCGACGACACGGGAATCGAATCGTATTCATGGAACTTCGGCGATGGCAGCGCCCTCGGGACCGGTCAGAAGCCGAGCCACGTCTATACCGGCGTCGGCACCTACACTGTCACACTGACCGTCATCGACCGTGCCGGCCAGAGCAATACGGCGTCGACTACCGTTACCACCTCGGGGAATGCTCTGCCGGTAGCGAATCCCGGCGGTCCCTACACCGTGAACGAAGACCAGGTCGTCAACAAACACTGGACCATCAACGTGGATGCCGCTACGTCCACGGATGATGTCGGCATCTGGAAATACGAATGGAACTTCGGCGATGGCACGGCCGTGGTAACGACCGCGACCGCCACCCACACCTATGCCGTTCCCGGCACCTTTACCGTGACCCTGAAGGTCACGGACCACGCCAACCAGTCCCATACCGCCACAACCACGGCATCGGTGGTGACGACCGGCGCACCGACTGCCAATGCCGGCGGACCCTATGTCACCGAGCCGAACATGCCGGTTGTCTTCGACGGCACGGCGTCCACCGACAATACCGGCATCTTCTCCTACGCGTGGAACTTCGGTGACGGCACCACCGGCAAAGGGGCGCAACCGATCCATACCTATTCTTCGACGGGCAGCTATCCCATCACCCTGACGGTGCAGGATGCAGCACTGCAGACCGCAACCGCAACCGCGACGGTAACGGTGGTGGTCGGAAATCCGCCGGTTGCCAATGCCGGCGGTCCGTATACTGCCAATGTGGGTGCGCCTGTACGCCTCAACGGTTCGGCATCGACGGACGATTACGGCATCGCCTCCTACCAGTGGACTGTCGGCTCTTCCAGCGTCCTGATCGAGGACGCCTTTACCGGCACGGTCATCGATACGGGGAAATGGCTCTTCCCCACCTCCGGGGTAACCCAGAACAATGCCGTCACCCTGACCGGAAGCAGCGGCTGGGGGTCTCGCTACCTGTTCAGCAATACCGATTTCACCCTTGACGGGACAGCCGTCCTGGCGGGCCAGATCACGCAAACCGCTGGCGGCTACCTGATGTTCGGTTTCAAGAATACCACCACCAACTTCAGCTATGAACAGATGCCGTATGCCCTTTATTTCAACAACGGCGGGCTGTATGTCTACGAAAACGGCTCCAACCGCGGCCAGTTCGGGTCCTATGCCTCCAACACCGCCTACGATGCAAGGATCGAGCTGAAGACCTCAGTAACTGGTGGGGTCAATGGGGCACGCTATTACTACAAGCCTGCTTCCTCAACGGTCTGGACTCTGCTGTACGACTCTTCTTTTGTCCCCTCGTCCATGTCGTTCAAGGTAGGGGCTTCCTATTACAGCGGTACTTTTGTCATCGACAACATCGTTCTCTCTGCCGGCACCCAGACGCTGTCGGGTGAAAAGCCGATCATCATACCGATTGCTGCCGGGACTCTGCCTGTGCAGCTGACCGTTACTGATGGCGCTGGTCAGACCAGCACGGCATCGTCCACTCTGACAGTCAGCAGCGATCCGCTGGTCATCACAGCCCCCTGGCAGTTCACCGGCGGGATAGAGGTGCCGCACGACACCTGGAGCGGCGAAGAGGTGATCCTCAAGGCGGTGGTGAAGTCGGGCAAGACGCCGATCACCTATGTGTGGGATTTCGGCGACGGTACCTCTTCCACTCCGGCAACGGTGACCGACAGCTACAACCTCTCTGCAAAGCATACCTATACCGCTGCCGAGGGGACGCCGATCACGGCCCGCATAACCGTGACCGATGCCGACGGCAGGAGTTCCTCTGACCTCTATCCGATCATCATCCGCGCCAAGACGCTCAGCGTGGAGGTGAACAAGGCGGTCGACGATGGGCTCTGGTATGTGCACACGACGCAGAACCGCAGCAACGGCAGCTGGCAGAGCAGCGGCTATACCACTGGGTACTATTCTTCGCCGACCGCCTCTGCCATCCATTCCATGGAGATCAACGGGCATCTCGAAGTGGGCGATTTCAGCAACGACCCCTATGTTGAGGATGTCTGGCGCGGCATGCAGTATGTCCTGACCACCCTCAACACGGCAGCCATCGGCGATCAGGCCTATGGCGACCCCGATGCCAACGGTAACGGCTACGGCATCCAGGTCAATTCCGGCAGCCCCATTTACGAGGGCGGGCAGGTGATGATGGCCCTGGTGGCTTCCGGTACACCGACCCTGAAGGCATCGGCAGGAGGGTCCGGCATTATCGGCAGGAGCTACCGCGAGATCGTCGAGGACATGGCCGAGATGTACTACTGGGGCCAGGGTGACGACGTGTCGGGCTATGGTGCCGGCGGCTGGCGCTACGGCTGGCAGGGGCAGGCTGACAACTCCGCCAGCCAGTGGGCGGCACTCGGCTTCGAGGCTGCCGAGGAGCAGGGATGGATCAAGGTTCCCCAGTGGGTCCGTGACAGGAACACCGTCTGGCTCGCCTACAGCAGAAGCGCTGACGGCAACGGCTACGGGTATACCAGCGCGGGCAATGACGTTGCAACGACACCGTCCGGTCTTGCCCAGGTGGCGTTCGACAAGATCTCGACGACCGATATGCGCTGGAAACAGGTCGAGAACTTCCTCGCCTCCTACTGGGACAGATGGTACAACGGCTCCGGCAATTACTATGCGCTCTATGCCCTGGCCAAGGCCATGCGCACTGCCAAGCCGCAGGAGATTACCATTCTGGGCGAGGGGACGCAATATGCCCTCGACTGGTACAACGACCCGACCCGTGGGATGGCGCGCACCATCGTCAACCAGCAGGATGCCAACGGCATGTTCACCGGAGGCAGAACCGATACCGGCACCCATTGGGTTGAAGGCCCGTTCCGGACCGCCTGGGGGGTCATCATCCTGACCAAGACCCTGTTTGTGCTGCCGCCGGTGGCGGTTGCCGGCGAAAACAAGGTCTGGGGGATCGACTGGCCGCTGACCCTTGACGGTTCCAAATCCTACCACCTCGATCCGTTCCGCAAGATCGTCAAGTACGAATGGGACGTCAATGGCGATGGCGTCTACGAGTACAGCAGTGATCAGCCGACCGCAACCCATACCTATACCCAGTTGGGGACTTATAAGGTCACCCTCCGGGTAACCGACAACAACGATCCGCCCAAGTACGACACCAACTCGATCACGGTCGTGGTCGCAGTGCCGCCGCACCCGCCGGTGGCCAATCCGGGTGGGCCGTATGTCGGTTTCGTCGGCGTACCGCTGCAACTCGATGGGAGCGGATCGTACGACATCGACCCGACCGACTTCATAACGGCCTATGAATGGGAACTGGATGGGGCATACCCCTATAACTTTGCCGACGCCACCGGGGCCACGCCGACCTTTGCCTGGAATACCCCCGGCACGTACAACATCGGCCTCAAGGTGACCGACAATGGCGTTTTGAGTCCGAACAGCGAGAAACTCTCCGATACCAAATGGACGACGATCACCATCAGGCAGAACAATCCGCCGGTGGCCAATGCCGCTGGCCCCTACACTGTCAACGAGGGAGAGACGGTCGAGCTCAATGGCAGCGCGTCGTCCGACCCGGACGGCAATCCGCTTACCTACGCCTGGGATCTGGACAACGACGGCTCCTTTGAGACTGCTGGCGTCAATCCGCAGTTCAGCCGTCCCGACAACGGCACCTTCACCGTTCGGCTCAAGGTGTCAGACGGCGCCCTCGAATCGGTTGCCACGGCCACGGTAGAGGTGCTGAACGTGGCACCTGCGGTCAGCGGGCCGGCACCTGCAACCTTCAATGAGGGTGGCAGCTATGCATCGGCCGGTTCCTTCAGCGATCCGGGTGCGGACACCTGGACGGCGACCGTCGATTACGGCGACGGCACCGGCGTGCAGCCGCTGACGCTTTCCAGCAAGAGTTTCAGCCTGAACCATCCCTATCCGCAGAACGGCTCCTATACCGTGACCGTGACCGTAACGGACAAGGACGGCGCCAGCGGATCGGCAACCGCCCTGGTGACGGTGAATAACGTTGCCCCGTCGGTCAATGCCGGGCCTGATGCGACCTTGAACGATACCCGCTCCTATGCCGGCTCTGGCTCGTTTGCCGATCCGGGCGCCGACTCCTGGACGGCCACGGTGAACTACGGCGACGGAACCGGGCCGCAGCCGCTCCTGCTCAACCCGGACAAGACCTTTGCTCTTGCCCATACCTACAGCACCAACGGCAGTTTCACGGTGACGGTGACGGTGAGCGATGCCGACGGCGGCAGCGGTTCGGACACGGTCGTGGTGCTGGTCAACAACGCAGCACCGATCGTCAATGCCGGCCCCGATGCGGCGCTGCCCGAGGGGAGCCAGTTTACCAGCAGCGGTTCATTCACCGACAGCAGCTCCACCAGCTGGACTGCCACGGTTGACTACGGCGACGGTTCGGGGGTCCAGCCCCTCACCCTCAACCCTGACAAGACCTTTGCCCTGAACCACCTCTACCCGCAGAACGGGGCCTACACCGTGACGGTTGCCGTCACGGACAACGACAACGGCACGGGCAGCGACACCGCCCTGGTAACGGTCGGCAACCTGGCCCCGACGGTCAATGCCGGACCGGACGCTGCCATCGCCAGCGGCGGGACATTCACTTCAGCTGGTTCGTTCTCCGATCCGGGGGCCGATACCTGGAGTGCAACCGTCGATTACGGGGACGGATCGGGTCTGCAGCCCCTGGCTCTCAATCCCGACAAGACCTTCAACCTGGGCCATCTCTATGCCGTGCCGGGGAGCTTCCAGGTGACGGTGACGGTGCGCGACAACGACGGTTCCACCGGTTCCGATACCGCCATCGTGTCGGTCAGCACTCCGCTCTGCCTGACCACGCTCGTTGCCAGGGCCAAGACCGGCCTGGTCCAGCTTACCTGGTCGGTGACCGAGCATACGCCGACCACACAGTACGATATCTACCGGAGCACCACAGGCCCGACCTCCGGCTTCACCAAGATCCGTACCGGTTACACCAACACCTATCCGGTCTTTGTCGATTCCGGTCTGACAAACGGCATCACCTATTACTACCGGATGGAGAAGTCGCTGGCTCCGGCAGCCTCCGGGTATTGCAGCTCACGGGTTGTATCCGCGACACCAGTCGCGTTGACGAAATGA